One region of Vallitalea okinawensis genomic DNA includes:
- a CDS encoding GNAT family N-acetyltransferase, with product MKITFEEFVDEIDALVEFLTSNTWEFHGTSNPKPERIRASYKNQFYTGDDCKTFWVVLDGDIKVGLLRIYDLQDSTPVFDIRISSQYKGKGIGTITIKWLIDYVFNKLSEKVRIEGNTRQDNYGMRCVFHKCGFVKEAHYRKAWVCSNGEVYDAVGYGITKEDWQNEKITPVDWDDFKY from the coding sequence GATGCACTAGTTGAATTCCTAACATCTAATACTTGGGAGTTTCATGGGACATCGAACCCAAAACCAGAAAGGATTAGAGCAAGCTATAAAAATCAATTTTATACTGGAGATGATTGCAAAACCTTTTGGGTGGTTTTAGATGGAGATATAAAAGTAGGACTATTAAGAATTTATGATTTACAAGATAGTACTCCAGTTTTTGATATAAGAATTTCAAGTCAATACAAGGGTAAGGGGATTGGTACTATAACTATTAAGTGGCTTATTGATTATGTATTTAATAAACTATCTGAAAAGGTTAGGATAGAAGGTAATACAAGACAAGATAATTATGGAATGCGATGTGTTTTCCATAAGTGTGGTTTTGTTAAAGAAGCCCACTATAGAAAAGCATGGGTATGTAGTAATGGAGAGGTATATGATGCAGTTGGTTATGGTATTACAAAAGAAGATTGGCAAAATGAGAAAATCACACCAGTGGATTGGGATGACTTCAAGTACTAA